The following proteins come from a genomic window of Rhodohalobacter sp. 614A:
- a CDS encoding aspartate aminotransferase family protein, with amino-acid sequence MSESSQSFYNHIAQTSDEPMGLEIDRAEGPFIYTTNGNKYVDLISGISVSSLGHRHPNVIKAIQAQLDRHLHVMVYGEFIQSPQSKFAQLLCDQLPATLDRVYFVNSGTESVEGALKLAKKFTGRNKFVAFHNSYHGDTHGSLSVTGRNVYRDPYQPLLPNVHFLDFNSDDKLERIDDTTAAVILEPIQGEGGIIPAQKEWLKKVRKRCDETGSLLIFDEIQTGFFRTGSLFAFQYYDVVPDILCLAKAMAGGMPMGAFVSSSKIFEVFKKDPPLNHVTTFGGHPVSCAAAYANLQTLLSDDFPQKASTIEQTARKILKGTGIVEVRGRGAMLGLQLESTNLTQKVVEDCFDKGLILGWTLHSSTLIRIAPPLIIDKDLLEESFQIILKAVQKII; translated from the coding sequence ATGTCTGAATCGAGCCAATCGTTTTACAATCATATTGCCCAAACCAGTGATGAACCGATGGGCCTCGAAATTGATCGGGCAGAAGGGCCTTTCATCTATACAACCAATGGCAACAAATATGTAGACCTGATTTCGGGAATCTCTGTCAGCAGTCTTGGTCATCGTCATCCCAATGTAATAAAAGCCATTCAGGCCCAGTTGGACAGGCATTTGCATGTGATGGTTTATGGAGAATTCATTCAGTCTCCACAAAGTAAATTCGCTCAGCTTCTTTGCGATCAGCTCCCGGCCACATTGGATCGCGTGTATTTTGTGAACAGTGGTACAGAGTCGGTTGAAGGCGCTTTGAAATTGGCAAAAAAATTCACCGGACGAAATAAATTCGTTGCTTTTCATAACAGCTATCATGGAGATACACACGGCTCGCTGAGTGTAACCGGAAGAAATGTGTATCGTGATCCATATCAGCCACTCCTGCCCAATGTTCATTTTCTTGATTTCAACTCTGATGACAAACTGGAAAGAATTGATGATACAACGGCAGCTGTAATTTTAGAACCCATACAGGGTGAGGGAGGAATCATTCCGGCCCAAAAAGAATGGCTGAAGAAGGTTAGAAAACGATGCGATGAAACCGGATCGCTCCTCATTTTTGACGAAATTCAAACCGGTTTTTTTCGAACGGGAAGCCTATTCGCTTTTCAATATTATGATGTTGTTCCTGACATTCTGTGCCTGGCAAAAGCAATGGCCGGTGGGATGCCGATGGGCGCTTTTGTCTCCTCATCAAAGATTTTTGAGGTTTTCAAAAAAGATCCGCCCCTGAATCATGTCACCACTTTTGGCGGACACCCGGTGAGTTGCGCAGCAGCTTATGCTAATCTTCAAACGTTGCTAAGCGATGATTTCCCTCAAAAAGCCTCAACAATTGAGCAGACAGCCCGGAAAATACTGAAAGGCACTGGAATTGTGGAAGTACGGGGACGTGGAGCGATGTTGGGTCTTCAACTCGAGAGTACTAATCTCACCCAAAAAGTAGTAGAAGATTGTTTTGATAAAGGGTTGATTCTTGGCTGGACGCTGCATTCAAGCACACTTAT
- a CDS encoding thioredoxin family protein, giving the protein MTGVKTAIITRGIIENAYNYEEYRQFIDDLLKKNRTTGENHSEKMLHYTKMNVHRMKRLDRQTELVEELAEKLQNINRPMIWLILTEGWCGDAAQTIPVIQKMADQTRMIQTRYILRDENLEIIDQFLTNGRARSIPKLICLDSQTLEVLGDWGPRPETAQQLFMSLRDNEEYSSRERAEHLHKWYADDKTIAVQKEFVSLIEKWSDQH; this is encoded by the coding sequence ATGACAGGCGTAAAAACAGCTATTATCACAAGAGGCATTATTGAAAATGCCTACAATTATGAGGAGTACCGACAGTTTATCGATGATCTTCTAAAAAAAAACAGAACTACCGGCGAAAATCATTCTGAAAAAATGCTGCACTACACGAAAATGAATGTGCACAGAATGAAGAGGCTGGACAGGCAGACAGAACTCGTGGAAGAACTCGCCGAAAAATTGCAGAATATAAATAGGCCAATGATCTGGTTGATTTTAACCGAAGGCTGGTGTGGCGATGCAGCTCAAACAATACCCGTCATTCAAAAAATGGCCGATCAGACCAGAATGATTCAGACTCGCTACATTTTGAGAGATGAAAATCTTGAGATTATAGATCAATTTCTTACAAACGGCAGGGCGAGATCCATTCCAAAACTCATCTGTCTGGATTCACAAACTCTTGAGGTTTTGGGAGATTGGGGACCCCGTCCTGAAACGGCTCAACAACTTTTTATGAGTTTGCGGGATAATGAAGAATATTCATCACGGGAAAGAGCTGAACATCTTCATAAGTGGTACGCGGATGACAAAACTATCGCTGTTCAGAAGGAGTTTGTTTCGCTTATTGAAAAATGGTCCGACCAACACTAA
- a CDS encoding UbiA family prenyltransferase: MLTELKNFTLHLRLHYQFFILSGGYLLGGLIADQMQFAQFWLQFLNVHILLYGGATVFNSWWDKDEGPIGGLKHPPKMSLWMRDVSLIFMFVGWIWAYTVSWPYFFVYGSSLVLFWLYSTPLARWKGHPVLSLIAIGISTGFNSVFLGFWAAGGAFSPILLLSGIGASLILLSLYPVSQIYQADEDSRRGDVTFFIRFGGNGVQRFFMIAYLSGLTMLCAGLYAIYTVPAIVLFIVGLFSFAIIQRLITGLQGVASEYQKVMSIKLFASLSFVVFLLISNAIRYEWIGIPFLKRYF; the protein is encoded by the coding sequence ATGCTGACTGAACTTAAAAACTTTACGCTTCATCTCCGGTTGCATTACCAGTTTTTTATTCTTTCAGGAGGATATTTACTGGGCGGATTGATCGCAGATCAAATGCAGTTTGCACAGTTTTGGCTGCAATTTTTGAATGTTCATATCCTGCTTTACGGAGGCGCAACGGTTTTCAATTCCTGGTGGGATAAAGACGAAGGTCCCATCGGTGGTTTGAAACATCCTCCCAAAATGTCTCTTTGGATGCGTGATGTTTCCCTCATTTTTATGTTTGTTGGATGGATCTGGGCGTACACGGTGAGTTGGCCATACTTTTTTGTTTATGGAAGCAGCCTTGTACTCTTTTGGCTCTATTCAACTCCACTGGCACGCTGGAAAGGACATCCGGTTTTGAGTTTGATTGCGATTGGAATAAGCACCGGCTTCAATTCAGTTTTTCTGGGATTTTGGGCTGCGGGCGGAGCGTTTTCTCCGATTCTTTTGTTGAGTGGAATAGGTGCTTCGCTCATACTTTTGAGCTTGTATCCGGTATCACAAATTTACCAGGCAGATGAAGATTCCCGGCGAGGAGATGTAACCTTTTTTATTAGATTTGGAGGCAACGGGGTTCAGCGATTTTTTATGATTGCATATTTGTCTGGTTTAACAATGTTATGTGCAGGATTATATGCGATTTATACAGTGCCAGCGATTGTGCTCTTCATCGTAGGTTTATTCTCATTTGCTATTATTCAAAGATTGATAACAGGATTACAGGGGGTTGCAAGCGAGTATCAAAAAGTGATGTCCATAAAACTTTTTGCGTCGTTGTCCTTTGTGGTTTTCTTATTGATTTCGAATGCAATCAGATATGAGTGGATCGGAATTCCATTTTTAAAAAGATATTTTTAA
- a CDS encoding 3-methyladenine DNA glycosylase: MVKVYDEITTRQTVLEKAEWIAQMNGHKESLSSVLNPYLDKRSRQEKDPVLDFLFEYYAFRPSHLLKWSPGIGTSLRFDDSATLPEISEFIVKDDQARLNPAFFPQKRLLSVKWTLDLLEKSSRQKPMFGCFGMHEWAMVYRAEDVRHQQIPLRLSDEEIAEFVESRPLVCTHFDAFRFFTKKARPMNKHHLSRETFQDTEQPGCVHTNMDLYKWAFKLFPWISSEIIREAFFNALETRRVDMQASPYDATEFGLEPIKIETETGRKEYIERQMEIYQKSQPIRHRLIEAYKEVIQIVN, from the coding sequence ATGGTAAAAGTTTATGACGAAATAACGACAAGACAAACTGTTCTGGAAAAAGCCGAGTGGATTGCTCAAATGAATGGCCATAAGGAATCTCTTTCCAGCGTACTTAATCCCTATCTTGACAAGCGATCGCGCCAGGAAAAAGATCCCGTATTGGATTTTTTGTTTGAGTACTATGCGTTTCGCCCCTCTCACTTGCTAAAATGGTCCCCGGGAATTGGAACATCTCTTCGATTTGATGATTCAGCTACTTTGCCGGAAATTTCTGAATTCATTGTGAAAGATGACCAGGCCCGTCTGAACCCCGCATTTTTCCCACAAAAAAGACTGCTTTCTGTAAAGTGGACTCTTGATCTGCTCGAAAAAAGCTCCAGGCAAAAACCAATGTTCGGCTGTTTTGGAATGCACGAATGGGCAATGGTTTACCGGGCTGAAGATGTTCGTCATCAGCAAATTCCTCTTCGGTTATCGGATGAAGAGATTGCTGAATTTGTTGAATCCCGGCCACTGGTTTGTACCCATTTTGATGCTTTTCGATTCTTCACCAAAAAAGCCCGGCCGATGAACAAGCATCATCTCAGTCGCGAAACATTCCAGGATACGGAGCAGCCGGGATGCGTTCACACAAACATGGACCTTTATAAATGGGCATTTAAACTGTTCCCGTGGATTTCCAGCGAGATTATTCGTGAAGCCTTCTTCAACGCTTTGGAAACCCGCCGGGTAGACATGCAGGCAAGTCCGTATGATGCGACTGAATTTGGATTAGAACCCATCAAAATTGAGACTGAGACCGGAAGAAAGGAATATATCGAGAGACAAATGGAGATTTATCAAAAATCACAACCGATTCGGCATCGGCTTATCGAAGCGTATAAAGAAGTGATTCAGATAGTAAATTAG
- a CDS encoding anhydro-N-acetylmuramic acid kinase — protein sequence MNPLIKKLADLSEKKSRLIIGLMSGTSLDGLDIALCKISGSGQSTTVQLIEFVTAPYSEEIRKQLKRISSVENVKLKEVTYWHAKLAHLHSEMILAALRNWKITPEKVDCIASHGQTIYHYPARDQQELMDPVNSTLQIGDGDHMAVKTGILTISDFRQKHVAHGGEGAPMAGLVDQILFVHETETRILLNIGGIGNFTYLPAKNQPKEKTFTTDTGPGNTLIDSLMMHYYNKPYDEDGNVAFSGDLNEGLLRELLNDDWFEEEKSKTTGPEFFNIPWLKEKMEKAGINQDELDPKDIIRTASELSARTIVKSIQQQKITSETAVIYVSGGGAHNPYLMQRIRELMPANEVKNISEIGLSPDAKEAVLFAVLANEMLAGKGFGMEIEDESKFVNFGKISFPD from the coding sequence ATGAATCCATTGATAAAAAAATTAGCCGATCTGTCCGAAAAAAAAAGTCGTTTGATTATCGGATTGATGTCCGGAACTTCACTTGACGGATTAGACATTGCACTTTGCAAAATCAGCGGATCCGGACAGAGCACAACTGTTCAACTGATTGAATTTGTTACGGCACCCTATTCGGAAGAAATAAGAAAGCAATTAAAGCGAATTTCTTCAGTAGAAAATGTAAAGCTAAAAGAGGTTACGTATTGGCATGCCAAGCTCGCTCATCTTCATTCCGAAATGATTTTAGCGGCATTGAGAAACTGGAAGATCACCCCTGAAAAAGTTGATTGCATTGCCAGTCATGGACAAACGATTTATCACTATCCGGCGCGGGATCAACAGGAACTGATGGACCCTGTGAATAGTACATTGCAGATTGGTGATGGTGATCATATGGCAGTAAAAACAGGAATTTTAACAATCAGCGATTTTCGACAAAAGCATGTGGCACACGGTGGCGAAGGAGCGCCAATGGCCGGGCTGGTGGATCAAATTTTATTTGTACATGAAACGGAGACAAGGATTTTGCTGAACATCGGCGGAATTGGAAATTTCACGTATTTGCCGGCAAAAAATCAGCCGAAAGAAAAAACCTTTACAACCGATACCGGACCCGGCAATACTTTGATCGATTCGTTGATGATGCACTATTACAATAAGCCGTATGATGAGGATGGAAATGTGGCGTTTTCTGGAGATCTGAATGAGGGTCTTTTGAGAGAGCTGTTGAATGATGATTGGTTTGAAGAAGAAAAATCCAAAACAACCGGACCTGAGTTTTTTAACATTCCATGGTTAAAGGAAAAAATGGAGAAAGCCGGGATCAACCAGGATGAATTAGATCCGAAAGATATCATTCGAACAGCCTCTGAGTTATCAGCAAGAACCATTGTCAAGAGTATTCAGCAACAGAAAATCACAAGTGAAACGGCTGTAATTTATGTGAGTGGTGGTGGTGCTCACAATCCGTATTTGATGCAACGAATCAGAGAGTTAATGCCGGCCAATGAAGTAAAAAACATCTCGGAAATCGGACTTTCACCCGATGCAAAAGAGGCCGTGCTTTTTGCCGTGTTAGCGAATGAAATGTTGGCAGGAAAAGGGTTTGGAATGGAGATCGAAGATGAAAGTAAGTTTGTCAATTTTGGAAAAATCTCGTTTCCGGATTGA
- a CDS encoding BP74-related protein, whose product MNFSRKAIYLITILLLAFFTACSTNTDDDNDARYYEFTHENDDISYTIVAKTSEPEVISAIEDELQKPFDERNMHINGEIARGNEGYNSDWSWHFIENQWSLAEISTEVCDGRPGFVEDDLDYWVDQVGNFCPWSAHVVGEVNP is encoded by the coding sequence ATGAATTTTTCAAGAAAAGCAATCTACCTGATAACGATTCTATTGCTGGCTTTTTTCACTGCCTGCAGTACGAATACAGACGACGATAACGATGCAAGATATTACGAATTTACTCACGAAAATGATGATATCAGCTATACAATCGTAGCAAAAACTTCGGAACCTGAAGTAATTTCAGCCATTGAAGATGAGCTTCAGAAACCTTTTGATGAGCGCAATATGCATATTAATGGAGAAATTGCCCGAGGCAATGAAGGGTATAACTCTGACTGGAGCTGGCATTTCATTGAAAACCAATGGAGCCTTGCAGAAATTTCGACCGAAGTTTGTGACGGACGGCCCGGTTTTGTTGAAGACGATCTCGACTATTGGGTTGATCAGGTCGGCAATTTTTGTCCCTGGAGTGCACATGTGGTTGGAGAAGTGAATCCGTAA
- a CDS encoding ATP-binding cassette domain-containing protein — MNLEPGNTYGLFGLNGAGKTTLLNHLSGMLFPEKGSCTMLGENVKKRLPETMSEIYILPEQFDLPKMSAEVYVELQAPFYPRFENDYLTEVLKEFQVDTQKNLTELSYGQRKKFLIGFALATHSKLVLMDEPTNGLDIPSKSQFRKIMAATDQSERCFLISTHQVRDLDSIIDHIIVLNDGKIIFQESVLKISERLSFEKITDESERTPLYSEDVFGGKAAILPKREGSKDTQIDLELLFNGIIQKQDLINNQFKN; from the coding sequence ATGAATTTAGAGCCGGGCAATACATACGGATTATTCGGGCTGAATGGAGCAGGAAAAACAACTCTTTTGAATCACCTTTCCGGAATGCTTTTTCCTGAAAAAGGATCTTGTACTATGCTGGGAGAAAATGTTAAAAAGCGCCTGCCGGAAACCATGAGTGAAATCTATATTCTGCCCGAACAGTTTGATCTTCCTAAAATGAGTGCTGAAGTCTATGTAGAACTGCAGGCCCCCTTTTATCCCCGGTTTGAAAATGACTACCTCACAGAAGTTTTGAAGGAATTTCAGGTAGATACGCAGAAAAATCTTACTGAACTTTCTTATGGCCAGCGCAAGAAGTTTTTAATTGGGTTTGCACTTGCCACTCATTCAAAACTGGTTTTGATGGATGAACCCACAAACGGACTCGACATACCTTCCAAGAGTCAATTCAGAAAAATCATGGCGGCAACGGACCAGTCCGAACGATGTTTTCTGATATCTACCCACCAAGTTCGCGATCTCGATAGCATCATCGACCATATCATTGTACTCAATGACGGTAAAATCATTTTCCAGGAAAGTGTCTTGAAAATTTCTGAACGGCTCAGTTTTGAAAAAATCACTGATGAGAGTGAAAGGACTCCTTTATACAGCGAGGATGTATTTGGAGGAAAGGCAGCCATTCTGCCTAAACGAGAAGGATCAAAAGATACGCAAATTGATCTCGAACTGCTGTTTAACGGTATCATTCAGAAACAGGATCTTATTAATAACCAATTTAAAAACTGA
- a CDS encoding GntR family transcriptional regulator, translating to MMDFTDRQPIYKQISDYFCQQILKEKWKPDDRVPSVREIAVQMEVNPNTAMRAFQILQDEEILINKRGVGHFIAEGAYQKTLELQRSEFIENELPVFFKKMTLLGFSCTELENLYNE from the coding sequence ATGATGGATTTTACGGACAGACAGCCCATATACAAACAGATCTCCGATTATTTTTGCCAACAGATTCTCAAAGAAAAATGGAAACCGGATGACCGTGTTCCGTCCGTTCGCGAAATAGCCGTGCAGATGGAGGTCAATCCCAATACGGCAATGCGGGCTTTTCAAATTCTACAGGATGAAGAAATCTTGATCAATAAGCGCGGCGTCGGACATTTTATTGCAGAGGGCGCCTATCAAAAAACACTTGAACTTCAACGAAGTGAGTTTATTGAAAATGAGCTCCCTGTATTTTTTAAAAAAATGACTTTGCTTGGCTTTTCTTGTACGGAGCTTGAAAATTTATACAATGAATAA
- a CDS encoding prenyltransferase/squalene oxidase repeat-containing protein, whose protein sequence is MQRIDSAIQKGIDFLYDHQMANGEFMIYISDNEEMKGWNSPESTIGAMFIANSLLFLKGEKKVDKILKNIATFLRDQMRVGGTWNFFTRTHVAGNLSPNDVDDTAVVARFLKEMDHPFPEHMTKNILLANRRRDGLFYTWFTFRFKWNINKHYLFLSAQEFKHPLRSFAFWKRFPCERDDVDAVVNASALYYFGKIPETEPIISYLIDIIENKKEEICDKWYCNPFSVYYYFSRIYASGVKDLEKIKNPIIQRIKAQLREDGCIGNSFLDTTIALSSLFNLDFTDDAFLSKSIDYLLSKQNKNGSWNRGIHFYAGPGKELGYGSEELSTGFCLESLARYRQITSKKN, encoded by the coding sequence ATGCAACGAATTGATTCGGCTATTCAAAAAGGGATAGACTTTCTCTACGACCATCAAATGGCGAACGGAGAGTTTATGATCTATATATCAGATAACGAGGAGATGAAGGGATGGAACTCTCCCGAAAGCACGATCGGCGCAATGTTTATCGCAAACAGTCTCCTTTTTTTAAAAGGTGAGAAAAAAGTGGATAAGATTCTGAAAAATATTGCTACGTTTCTCCGTGATCAGATGAGAGTTGGGGGTACCTGGAATTTTTTTACGCGAACTCACGTGGCTGGTAATTTAAGTCCTAATGATGTAGATGACACAGCCGTAGTTGCACGGTTTTTAAAAGAAATGGATCATCCGTTTCCGGAACATATGACAAAGAATATTTTACTGGCCAATCGAAGAAGGGACGGCCTTTTTTATACATGGTTTACCTTTCGTTTCAAGTGGAATATTAACAAACACTACTTATTTTTATCAGCCCAGGAATTTAAACATCCATTAAGAAGTTTCGCTTTTTGGAAAAGGTTTCCGTGTGAAAGGGATGATGTTGATGCCGTGGTAAATGCAAGTGCTCTATACTATTTTGGAAAAATTCCCGAAACGGAACCGATAATATCTTACTTGATAGATATCATTGAGAATAAAAAGGAAGAAATCTGCGACAAATGGTATTGCAATCCGTTTTCTGTTTACTATTATTTTTCGCGTATATATGCATCTGGCGTTAAAGATCTTGAAAAAATAAAAAATCCAATCATTCAAAGAATAAAGGCTCAATTGCGGGAGGACGGATGTATTGGTAACTCTTTTTTGGATACAACTATTGCACTCTCTTCTTTATTCAACCTTGATTTTACTGATGATGCTTTCTTAAGTAAGTCAATTGATTATCTTCTTTCAAAACAAAATAAGAATGGCAGCTGGAATCGGGGAATTCATTTTTATGCGGGTCCCGGCAAAGAGCTGGGTTATGGATCAGAAGAATTATCAACAGGTTTTTGCCTTGAAAGTTTAGCCCGGTATCGCCAGATTACCAGCAAAAAAAATTAA